Proteins encoded in a region of the Triticum dicoccoides isolate Atlit2015 ecotype Zavitan chromosome 3A, WEW_v2.0, whole genome shotgun sequence genome:
- the LOC119268088 gene encoding uncharacterized protein LOC119268088 gives MAAPSSSAERAVVADPPLRPESGCLGAQLYSIRPMELGSNSSSTDTYLGVVREDLSFDGAVDLAYEPYWRNLEFLQVIKYWAKFGVPYVPPTLTPSDSCQGGSYQMSPHKLCGLELGVQISFLY, from the exons ATGGCAGCACCATCTTCATCTGCAG AACGTGCAGTCGTCGCCGATCCACCGCTCAGGCCAGAATCTGGCTGTCTTGGGGCCCAGTTGTACTCCATCCGCCCCATGGAGTTGGGCAGTAATTCATCATCCACCGACACGTATCTTGGTGTCGTCCGGGAAGACCTTTCCTTCGATGGCGCCGTTGACCTCGCCTACGAGCCG TATTGGCGAAATTTGGAGTTCCTACAAGTTATTAAGTATTGGGCGAAATTTGGAGTTCCTTATGTGCCTCCCACGCTCACGCCATCCGATTCATGTCAG GGAGGTTCTTACCAAATGTCTCCACACAAGCTTTGTGGATTGGAACTAGGAGTGCAAATTAGTTTTCTCTATTAA